The following coding sequences lie in one Desmodus rotundus isolate HL8 chromosome 1, HLdesRot8A.1, whole genome shotgun sequence genomic window:
- the PTGR1 gene encoding prostaglandin reductase 1 translates to MVCAKSWTLKKHFEGHPTNGDFEMKTVELPPLKNGEVLLEALFLTVDPYMRLAAKRLKEGDTMMGEQVARVVESKNSAFPTGTIVSAPSGWTTYSISDGKQLETLPEEWPDTLPLSLRLGTVGMPGLTAYFGLLDICGAKGGDTVLVNAAAGAVGSVVGQIAKLKGCKVVGAAGSDDKVAYLKKLGFDVAFNYKTVESLEETLKKASPDGYNCYFDNVGGEFSNVVIPQMKKFGRIALCGAISTYNLTRPLPPGPPPEFIIYQQLRMEGFIVTRWQGEVRQKALKDLLKWVTEGKIQYNEYITEGFENMPAAFMGMLKGDNLGKAVVKA, encoded by the exons ATGGTTTGTGCTAAGAGCTGGACCTTGAAGAAGCACTTTGAAGGCCACCCTACAAACGGTGACTTTGAGATGAAGACAGTTGAACTCCCGCCCTTAAAAAATGGAG AGGTCCTGCTGGAAGCTCTGTTCCTCACGGTGGATCCTTACATGAG attggcGGCCAAAAGATTGAAGGAGGGTGATACAATGATGGGGGAGCAAGTGGCCAG AGTTGTGGAAAGTAAAAACTCAGCCTTCCCAACAGGAACTATTGTTTCAGCTCCTTCGGGCTGGACAACATACTCCATTTCTGATGGAAAACAACTGGAGACACTGCCTGAGGAGTGGCCAGACACGTTACCTCTGTCTTTGAGGTTGGGGACGGTTGGCATGCCGGG CCTGACAGCCTACTTCGGCCTGCTGGACATCTGCGGAGCGAAGGGTGGAGACACAGTTCTGGTGAATGCAGCCGCAGGGGCCGTGGGCTCTGTAGTGGGCCAGATAGCTAAGCTCAAG GGCTGCAAAGTTGTCGGAGCGGCAGGCTCTGATGATAAGGTTGCCTACCTTAAAAAGCTTGGATTTGACGTTGCCTTTAACTACAAGACAGTAGAATCTCTggaagaaactttgaaaaaagcTTCTCCTGATGGCTATAACTGTTATTTTGATAAT GTAGGTGGAGAATTTTCAAACGTTGTTATCCCCCAGATGAAGAAGTTCGGAAGAATTGCTCTATGCGGGGCCATCTCTACATATAACCTCACTCGTCCACTTCCCCCAG GCCCGCCCCCAGAGTTTATTATCTATCAGCAGCTCCGCATGGAAGGGTTCATCGTCACCCGCTGGCAGGGAGAGGTCCGCCAGAAGGCTCTGAAAGACCTGCTGAAGTGGGTCACCGAG GGCAAGATCCAGTACAATGAATACATCACTGAAGGGTTTGAGAACATGCCAGCCGCATTTATGGGAATGCTGAAAGGGGATAACTTGGGGAAAGCAGTAGTGAAAGCATGA